In Mus musculus strain C57BL/6J chromosome 17 genomic patch of type FIX, GRCm38.p6 PATCHES MG4222_MG3908_PATCH, the DNA window TTACTATGTGGCTCTAGTTCAGTCTTGCTTGCAGAGGGTAGGGCAATTCTTGAGGGCACTGAAGTCAGCAAGGACCCTGCAGTATTTGCCTGTGGCCACAGTCACCCAGCATTGCTCTATTCAGTACTAACAGTGGTGGACTTCTGATATATTCTAGGTAGGTCATGAAGAACTTAGACAGGCCTACCATTGATGCCTATAAAATGTACGAGCTGAGACTTTGATGGACTGCTAGCAGATATGAGCAGGCAAACTACTTTATTCTCCAACTTTGCCTCACCTAAATAGAATTCTCTTAGATGCCAAGGGAGGGAACAGCAATAGACCCTCACAAGAGTGCTTAGGCTAGAAATGGCAGACATGTCCAGAGTCTCTTGGGAAACGTTTATTTCTCTCAAGATTTTGCTTAGATGGTGTGACCTTTTGTCTTTCAGAAGTCAAGAGTGAAAGTAGGAGAGAAGAGAATTCTGTTTTTCTGATTCCCCCCTCAGTCGACTTTTGATTAAATGCTGCCCCGGCAGTGTCTGCGCAGATTTCTTATGCTAACCAGGCTCCTGTCTTTTTCAGGTTTTGTCCACCTCGTAGTGCTTTAGAACCCCAAGGTGAAGTGCTGGCCCCAAAGATCTGCAATGAAACCACACTTGAAGCAATGGCGACAACGAATGCTCTTTGGAATATTTGTTTGGGGGCTCCTCTTTTTGGCAATTTTCATCTACTTCACCAACAGCAATCCTGCGGCACCTATGCCCAGctccttttccttcctggagAGACGTGGGCTCCTGCCTCTACAGGGCAAGCAGCGGGTCATCATGGGCGCTTTGCAGGAACCCTCTTTGCCCAGAAGTTTGGATGCAAGCAAAGTGCTGCTGGACAGCCACCCTGAGAACCCTTTCCACCCTTGGCCTGGGGACCCACAGAAATGGGATCAGGCCCCAAATGGCTTTGACAATGGGGATGAGTTTTTTACATCCCAGGTTGGGAGGAAATCACAAAGCGCTTTCTATCCCGAGGAAGATAGCTATTTTTTTGTTGCGGATCAGCCTGAGTTGTACCACCACAGGCAGGGTGCACTGGAGCTGCCATCTCCAGGGGAGACATCATGGCGATCAGGACCTGTTCAGCCCAAGCAGAAGCTGCTCCACCCAAGGCGAGGCAGCTTGCCTGAGGAAGCCTATGACAGCGACATGCTGTCAGCCTCCATGTCGAGAGCCTTCCTGTACCGGCTCTGGAAGGGGGCCGTGTCCTCTAAGATGTTGAACCCGCGCCTGCAGAAGGCCATGCGTTACTACATGTCCTTCAACAAGCATGGTGTGCGCTTCCGCAGGCGGGGTCGGCGTGAAGCTACACGTACAGGGCCGGAGCTGCTGTGTGAGATGCGCagacgtgtgcgtgtgcgcacgtTGGACGGCAGAGAGGCGCCCTTCTCGGGGCTGGGCTGGCGGCCTCTGGTACCAGGTGTACCTCTGAGCCAGTTGCACCCGCGCGGTCTGAGCAGCTGCGCAGTTGTCATGTCTGCCGGTGCCATCCTGAACTCCTCCTTGGGGGAGGAAATCGGTGGGTCCCGTGGGGCAGTGTTTTCTGAGCTCTCTGAACTCCTAGTTCCAGTCTGGGGCTGTGCCAAAGATGCTAGACAAGCTTCATCCATCTTAGGAACCGTAGTCATCATGAGCAGAATCAACCAGGGTCAGGGGCAACAAAAGAATATGGGGAAAGAAGCTAAGGTCAAATATACTGTAGGTTGCTTTTAGGGGTGCCTCTCATAAAAGAGAACGATAATGATGGTACTGAACTCCCAAGGGCTAAACTCAAGTTTAAGGGTGCTGAGGAGAGCTTGGCTGCTACTGAAAACCGTTCCTAGGAAAGGCTTAGCCTAACCTTTGTTTGGGTCACAGCCCATGTGTACAGTGGGGACCTTCTTCAAGATGGTGAGCAACATGACCTACTGAGATGGCTATATACTCTACCATACTGTCCTCAAAGCCTCTTGTATTTGGAGAGAATGGGTTTCCTACTTCCTATATCACTCAATAGTatatggagagggagggagagattttAAAGGACTTGGCTGACCTTACAAGTCTGAAATGTGTAGGATATACTAACAGTTGGGGAATGTCAGACAATTTTAATgcgttctttaaaaaaaatcctctaaagatttattattattttatgtgtttgagcatCCTATCTGCATACCTGTAAGTGTGCTATGACTACTCCTGGAGTCAGTGGGGACTAAAAGAGGACACCAGATATCATGGACTTGGGTTTGGTTAAGGTTGTGAGCagtcctgtgggttctgggagccaaGCCTTGGTCCTCTGCTCTTCTCTTCAGCCCCTCTACGGTACATTTTTGAGGCAGAGCCCCTTGCCATACCACTGTGTATGTTCTTAGCGCCTTCAACTGGTTGAACAAGGTCCAATACAATATGGACAGTAATCTGTTTTccaaggggggggggtgtgaatCCCTTCACAGTGACATCCATGCCTCCTCATAGCATACATAGACAGAAAGACATACAGTGTCAACTTGGTTGAAGGGCATGGAGTTGGGTAGAAGTACATTTCCCACAGTGGAGTTCATATCCTGCTCCAGATGAGCTGGTTTGGGCTCACCAACCGAATTGTAGTTCTTGGTGGACAGTATTCATTTTCTCACCCTTCTTTGCCAGAGAAGATTATCTACTGTTCTGTCCTGTCCCTCCTCCAGTGTTTCTCTTTCTGGTAGTTTAAGGTGCCTTGTTCTAGGAACCTTCTGGTCATGTTGATTCCATTGCTGTGCCCATAAGCAAGCAGTTTGGCGGCTACTGAAAACCGTTAAAATATAACCTTAAAAATAACTCATTTATTTCACAAGCCTGTATTTATCCACTAACCGGTTCTTTGCTGAGCATGGGCTACAAATGTGGCTGAAACATAGCCTCAGCTTCAAGCCTGGATGCAAACGATCAGTTACTACAGTCTCCCTGCAGATGGTAGTAGATCCTAAGTAACTAGTCTGAAAGTGACATTCAAGGGACATTGCTCCTTCATTATAGGTGAATAATTTACTGTTTCTTGTATTCTTCTAAGCAGATCCTTTGGTTCTGTGTCCTTGAAGAATGATGGTGTCCTGCAGACATCCCAGACCTCAGCCTTAGCTCCCCTCTTTCTGGGAATattaagtggatttttttttaatgttaaaaaccCAAGGCAATAAAAACAAATCTGGACTTGTAGTGTGTGAGGTCCCTGTGTCTCCATGCTGACATTACATCAAGCTCATAATAACACTATCCGTGTGTCACATAAGCTTGTAGCAAAACCCAGAGCAGAACAGCCTGCAATTTATTAAGAAAGAGCAGTGGTTTAGAAGTCCCCAGGGTGAAATAACACCACAGCTCTTTCTCATTTCTGAGAACCAATATTAAAATTATGAAGAGGAATTTAAGTATTGTGCTTTGAAGCAGGCAGTAACtttcttctgattttgtttaGCTTTAAACACCTCTGCATCGTAAATATACAATACTCGAATGGTTCTTGCATACAAAAGAGAATTTTCTTGTCCTTTATTCCTTCATAAATGCTCATAACTAGAGCTTTTTTAAACTCTACTCAAAATTTGGCAGAGGTTGTGAAAGTCAACAAGAGCCATGTTTCTGGGAAACATGAAAGGCCACATGTATTTGTTATTTTCTAGTGTCTAAATTTAATTTCAATGGTGTGGTTTCATGATTAGAATTGTAATGTCCCAAATGAAGAACAGGCTTATAGATTTGGTTGTTTATTTGCTaccttggttggttggttctgtcTTTTTTTGTATAGGTTCAGGTTTTATAACTAGTTTCTTAAGTCATAGAACTATAGCA includes these proteins:
- the St6gal2 gene encoding beta-galactoside alpha-2,6-sialyltransferase 2; amino-acid sequence: MKPHLKQWRQRMLFGIFVWGLLFLAIFIYFTNSNPAAPMPSSFSFLERRGLLPLQGKQRVIMGALQEPSLPRSLDASKVLLDSHPENPFHPWPGDPQKWDQAPNGFDNGDEFFTSQVGRKSQSAFYPEEDSYFFVADQPELYHHRQGALELPSPGETSWRSGPVQPKQKLLHPRRGSLPEEAYDSDMLSASMSRAFLYRLWKGAVSSKMLNPRLQKAMRYYMSFNKHGVRFRRRGRREATRTGPELLCEMRRRVRVRTLDGREAPFSGLGWRPLVPGVPLSQLHPRGLSSCAVVMSAGAILNSSLGEEIDSHDAVLRFNSAPTRGYEKDVGNKTTVRIINSQILANPSHHFIDSALYKDVILVAWDPAPYSANLNLWYKKPDYNLFTPYIQHRRKYPTQPFYILHPKFIWQLWDIIQENTREKIQPNPPSSGFIGILIMMSMCKEVHVYEYIPSVRQTELCHYHELYYDAACTLGAYHPLLYEKLLVQRLNTGTQADLHHKGKVVLPGFQTLRCPVTSPNNTHS